From the Flavimarina sp. Hel_I_48 genome, one window contains:
- a CDS encoding sugar transferase gives MYVKLIKPALDILCASIAFILLSPIFLVVCVLLYRSNEGKPFFYQPRPGLNGKVFNIIKFKSMNDKKDANGNLLPDHLRITKLGAFVRKSSLDEIPQLLNVIKGQMSIVGPRPLRVAYLTRYNEQQQHRHDVRPGITGWAQINGRNTISWEEKFKYDVWYVNNIGFMLDLQILFKTVIKVFKSEGISASEEVTMEEFMGTAKNS, from the coding sequence ATGTACGTAAAATTAATAAAGCCGGCTTTAGATATATTGTGCGCAAGCATTGCCTTTATTCTCTTATCCCCTATTTTCCTTGTTGTATGTGTACTTCTTTATAGAAGTAATGAAGGGAAACCTTTCTTCTATCAACCTAGACCGGGATTGAACGGTAAGGTATTTAATATTATCAAGTTCAAATCAATGAACGATAAAAAGGATGCCAATGGTAACTTACTTCCTGACCATTTGCGTATTACAAAACTTGGTGCTTTTGTACGCAAATCCTCGCTTGATGAGATCCCCCAGCTACTCAATGTTATAAAAGGGCAGATGAGTATCGTGGGACCACGACCTTTACGTGTCGCCTATTTAACGCGTTACAATGAACAACAACAACATAGGCACGATGTGCGTCCAGGTATTACGGGTTGGGCACAGATCAATGGGAGGAATACCATCTCCTGGGAGGAAAAATTTAAATACGATGTCTGGTACGTGAATAATATAGGCTTTATGCTAGATTTACAGATATTATTCAAAACAGTTATTAAAGTATTTAAATCAGAAGGTATCTCCGCTTCGGAAGAAGTAACTATGGAAGAATTTATGGGAACAGCGAAGAATTCTTAA
- a CDS encoding sugar-transfer associated ATP-grasp domain-containing protein translates to MKFFLARFNQIREDNNPKKSWSKIIKEVITLSIQNKRIPTYYVKTFMYLESSGNYKDFLTLDEIIAINSSPKLHRLEYTTLLKNKLASALYFEKCGLSIPEMPSYNVEKLFFHKSKFERLETTADLIQFFRKVMQESQKDSLFLKDHGAHGGADCFLLKLGDLEAKLEEIEPILLNGSFIHQETVLQHAELNKIYGHSLNTMRFETYIDRDNKKHIRTCYIRFGANGSVIDNSSAGGIGVPVNIETGQLYEKGFKRASGLNMANIYLEHPNSEHPFEGFIIPHFEAAKQLVFDCMKFVPDRYIGWDVAIAANGPVLIEGNGSPRLRESPHGFKSSAIGREILNEIYSK, encoded by the coding sequence ATGAAGTTCTTTCTGGCAAGGTTCAATCAAATTCGAGAAGATAATAATCCAAAAAAAAGTTGGAGCAAAATTATCAAAGAGGTAATCACCTTGAGTATTCAAAATAAAAGAATACCTACGTATTACGTAAAAACATTCATGTACCTGGAATCTTCGGGCAACTATAAAGACTTTCTTACGCTTGATGAGATCATTGCCATAAACTCTTCACCAAAACTGCACAGACTTGAGTATACCACACTTTTAAAAAACAAACTGGCCTCTGCCTTGTATTTTGAGAAATGTGGTCTATCCATACCCGAAATGCCCAGCTATAATGTTGAAAAACTATTTTTCCATAAAAGCAAATTCGAACGATTGGAAACTACAGCTGATCTTATTCAATTTTTTAGAAAGGTAATGCAGGAATCTCAAAAAGACAGTCTATTTCTTAAGGATCATGGAGCACATGGAGGTGCGGATTGTTTCCTATTAAAACTTGGCGATCTAGAGGCAAAACTGGAGGAAATAGAACCTATACTGTTAAATGGCTCGTTCATCCATCAGGAAACAGTTCTTCAACATGCCGAACTCAATAAAATCTATGGGCATAGTTTAAATACAATGAGGTTTGAAACCTATATAGATCGTGATAATAAAAAGCATATCAGAACATGCTATATCCGCTTTGGTGCAAATGGTAGTGTGATTGATAATAGTTCAGCTGGCGGGATAGGCGTACCTGTAAATATTGAGACCGGACAACTTTATGAAAAAGGATTTAAGCGGGCAAGTGGTCTCAATATGGCCAATATATATTTAGAGCATCCCAACAGTGAACATCCATTTGAAGGATTTATAATCCCCCATTTTGAAGCAGCAAAACAATTGGTTTTTGATTGTATGAAATTCGTGCCAGATCGCTATATAGGCTGGGATGTTGCCATAGCAGCAAATGGTCCCGTTCTAATAGAAGGTAATGGTTCCCCCCGTTTGAGAGAAAGCCCGCACGGTTTCAAGAGCAGTGCTATAGGACGAGAAATACTAAATGAAATATATTCAAAATGA
- a CDS encoding sugar-transfer associated ATP-grasp domain-containing protein: MKILYFFYQFKVTDFGKLQAFISYVAKVMNKSKVAVITDMLKAFWKHNISFSDYFYLEFYNRPEVERSNHASTLLMYKFQSRLNSKESIAFFRNKKAFYKKFDKFIKHNYFITDDKNVEDFKIWLIENNPNALMAKQSNGQAGSGLEKFEVTRSNKDDFLVGGKDLNTFYSYALNKKYDLIDTFIEQHPLLQEISPNALSTLRIVSIVDKSNPVKILKPLVRMSNDSFVDNFHQGGIAMAIDPETGNILAPVFFKDPRKSKTETQHPVTGKTLIGFKIPHWELVMPMIEQAALVVPEVRTVGWDVLITKDGPSLLEGNDNWDKTLYEKTHQEGLKPVITSIK; encoded by the coding sequence ATGAAAATTCTTTATTTTTTCTATCAATTCAAAGTAACAGATTTTGGTAAGCTTCAAGCTTTTATAAGCTATGTTGCCAAGGTTATGAACAAGTCGAAAGTAGCTGTTATCACTGATATGCTAAAGGCTTTCTGGAAACATAATATTTCTTTTTCAGATTACTTTTACCTCGAATTTTACAACAGGCCAGAAGTGGAAAGGAGCAACCATGCGAGCACGTTGCTTATGTATAAATTTCAAAGTAGGCTCAACAGTAAAGAAAGCATTGCATTCTTTAGAAATAAGAAGGCATTCTATAAGAAATTTGACAAGTTTATCAAGCACAACTACTTCATTACTGATGATAAGAACGTTGAAGATTTTAAAATCTGGTTGATAGAAAATAATCCAAATGCCCTGATGGCCAAACAAAGTAACGGTCAGGCAGGATCAGGATTGGAAAAATTTGAGGTAACAAGATCAAATAAGGACGACTTCTTAGTGGGTGGTAAAGATCTCAATACCTTTTACAGTTATGCACTCAATAAAAAATATGACCTTATAGATACTTTTATAGAGCAACATCCTCTACTGCAGGAAATTTCACCGAATGCCCTGAGTACACTTCGTATAGTAAGTATTGTAGATAAATCGAACCCTGTCAAGATCCTTAAGCCGTTAGTGCGTATGAGCAACGACAGTTTTGTAGATAACTTCCATCAAGGTGGCATTGCCATGGCAATAGATCCTGAAACAGGCAATATTCTGGCACCGGTTTTTTTTAAAGATCCAAGGAAATCGAAAACAGAAACGCAGCATCCGGTTACCGGTAAAACACTTATAGGTTTTAAAATACCTCATTGGGAACTTGTTATGCCTATGATTGAACAAGCTGCTTTAGTTGTGCCTGAAGTAAGAACTGTGGGATGGGATGTACTTATAACAAAAGACGGCCCCAGTCTCCTGGAAGGTAATGATAACTGGGATAAAACCCTTTATGAAAAAACGCATCAGGAAGGCTTAAAACCGGTTATAACGTCAATAAAGTAA
- a CDS encoding NAD(P)/FAD-dependent oxidoreductase, producing the protein MESQEVHIVGGGLSGLITAMHLLKNGFEVTVYERNPYPKHKVCGEYISNEVLPYLKSLGIDPQRHGAVTLKKLQCSSAKGRGVVVDLPLGGFGLSRYTLDHIIYKEVLLAGGKVLKEQVENILFYDHTFEIKTYSGKTFKADIVVGAYGKRANLDITLSRKFIQQKSPWMAVKSHYKADFQSDLVGLHNFDGGYCGISNVEHGLVNVCYLAQLNSFQQYKDLTIYQEQVLRKNKYLNDFFKNAISVFEKPLTISQISFDRKERVANHILMCGDSASLIHPLCGNGMAMAIMGARILSTCIIKNRQNRGTRQELENAYTQQWENEFRARLQWGRGLQRILIKPMAANLGIATMQHTPRLFKKLIEQTHGKMESV; encoded by the coding sequence ATGGAATCACAAGAAGTTCATATAGTGGGTGGCGGTCTCTCCGGCCTCATAACGGCGATGCACCTTTTAAAAAATGGTTTTGAGGTGACCGTATATGAGCGTAACCCATACCCCAAGCATAAGGTTTGCGGGGAGTATATTTCAAATGAAGTCCTTCCCTATCTTAAAAGTCTTGGTATTGACCCACAGCGTCATGGTGCGGTAACACTAAAAAAATTGCAGTGTAGTAGCGCAAAGGGCAGGGGGGTGGTCGTTGATCTTCCTCTGGGAGGTTTTGGGCTTAGCCGTTATACTCTAGATCATATTATTTACAAAGAGGTACTTCTGGCCGGCGGAAAAGTTTTAAAGGAACAGGTGGAAAATATTCTGTTTTATGACCATACGTTTGAGATCAAAACATATTCTGGCAAAACATTTAAAGCGGATATTGTTGTGGGAGCTTACGGGAAACGTGCCAACCTTGATATCACGCTTTCGCGGAAATTTATTCAGCAGAAATCACCCTGGATGGCCGTAAAATCGCATTATAAGGCTGATTTTCAGTCAGATTTGGTGGGTTTGCATAACTTTGATGGTGGTTATTGCGGTATTTCAAATGTGGAACACGGCCTCGTCAATGTATGCTATCTTGCACAGTTGAATTCCTTTCAGCAGTATAAAGACCTTACTATTTACCAGGAGCAAGTACTTCGGAAAAATAAATATTTAAATGATTTTTTCAAAAATGCGATTTCCGTTTTTGAAAAACCATTAACCATAAGTCAGATTTCCTTTGATCGCAAAGAACGGGTTGCAAATCACATTTTGATGTGTGGCGATAGCGCAAGTTTAATTCATCCGCTTTGTGGTAATGGTATGGCCATGGCAATCATGGGGGCACGCATTCTAAGTACCTGCATCATAAAAAACCGACAAAATAGAGGTACCCGCCAGGAGCTAGAAAATGCATATACCCAGCAGTGGGAAAACGAATTTAGAGCACGGTTGCAATGGGGCAGAGGGCTACAGCGCATCCTGATAAAGCCAATGGCGGCAAATCTGGGTATAGCCACCATGCAACATACGCCCCGGCTTTTTAAAAAGCTAATAGAACAAACCCACGGAAAAATGGAAAGCGTATGA
- a CDS encoding sugar-transfer associated ATP-grasp domain-containing protein, with amino-acid sequence MSRVSIFLKDKNKKGFFKMLYEMGRFSLVKKELPKVYIGKRLYRKEITNYLDYLSSKEIDKISNSKVLHKPIYAGILRNKLFFAYHLEYNKLPTPKLHGYNFGNNFVFNSNKVEIQSNIELEAFLSDYLKNSNSKGLFVKPLDEKGGKDCYLLNLENLKAMISSHGLQLMAGNAIFQEVISQHTEVNKIYSKSINSIRFTTFRDSENKNHILSAMMRFGNNGSVVDNSSSGGFYVNIDLDSGRLKGVGNQAMKFGGLVFEKHPETDFMLDGFKIPYFKQACTLIDQVNDSIPERIVGWDIAIAEDGPTLIEGNDNNSWFGVDIAHGGLLQNPLMKKVFEDA; translated from the coding sequence ATGAGTAGGGTAAGTATATTTTTAAAAGATAAAAACAAAAAAGGCTTCTTCAAAATGCTCTATGAAATGGGGCGTTTTTCTTTGGTTAAAAAAGAGCTGCCCAAAGTTTATATAGGCAAGCGCCTATATCGTAAAGAGATTACTAATTATCTCGATTATCTCAGCAGTAAAGAAATTGATAAGATCAGTAACTCAAAAGTCTTACATAAGCCTATTTATGCCGGTATTTTACGCAATAAGCTATTTTTTGCCTATCACTTGGAATATAATAAACTCCCTACTCCAAAACTTCATGGATATAATTTCGGGAATAATTTTGTCTTCAATTCAAATAAGGTTGAAATTCAATCTAATATAGAATTGGAAGCTTTTTTATCAGATTACCTGAAAAATTCAAATTCAAAAGGCCTTTTTGTAAAGCCACTGGATGAGAAGGGAGGCAAAGATTGTTATCTTCTAAATCTTGAAAATCTCAAGGCAATGATCAGTTCCCATGGCCTACAGCTTATGGCCGGAAATGCGATATTTCAAGAAGTGATCAGCCAACATACAGAAGTGAATAAAATTTATTCAAAAAGTATCAATAGCATACGTTTTACCACTTTTAGGGATAGTGAGAACAAGAACCATATATTATCTGCAATGATGCGTTTTGGCAACAATGGCAGTGTGGTAGACAATTCAAGTTCTGGTGGGTTTTATGTAAATATAGATCTGGATAGTGGCCGCTTAAAAGGTGTGGGAAATCAGGCAATGAAATTTGGTGGTCTGGTTTTCGAAAAACATCCTGAAACTGATTTTATGTTGGATGGATTTAAAATACCCTACTTTAAGCAAGCCTGTACATTAATTGATCAGGTCAATGATTCTATTCCTGAGCGTATCGTAGGATGGGATATCGCAATAGCTGAAGATGGTCCAACCCTTATTGAGGGTAATGATAATAACTCCTGGTTTGGTGTTGATATTGCACACGGTGGCCTGCTTCAAAACCCTCTTATGAAAAAAGTTTTTGAAGATGCCTAA
- a CDS encoding glycosyltransferase family 4 protein: MKKKLIRITTVSGSLWILLKGQLRFMNQFYHVIGIAGAKENMQKVRDNEGIDTIDLEMTRVITPVQDLSSLFKLYKVLKREKPFIVHTHTPKAGIVGMMAAKMAGVKHRLHTVAGLPLVEATGTKRTILNQVERLTYACATKVYPNSKGLEDIILEHKFTKPEKLKVLANGSSNGINTSIFSPDVSTTEEKEQLKNKLGIKPNDLILVFVGRIVRDKGINELMEAFHKLSKKYDHLKLLMVGPYEKDLDPISPEAEEEIATNKAIISLGWQDDVRPFFAVSDVLVFPSYREGFPNVVLQAGAMSLASIVSDINGCNEIIEEGINGTIIPVKDASAIEAAIEKMIENPEITTQMKNVARERIVRLFDQKKVWEAILQEYKNLEKEDA, encoded by the coding sequence ATGAAAAAGAAATTGATTAGAATTACTACCGTTTCAGGATCCCTATGGATCTTGTTAAAGGGACAATTGCGATTTATGAATCAGTTCTATCACGTTATTGGTATTGCCGGGGCTAAGGAAAATATGCAAAAAGTACGCGATAATGAAGGGATAGACACCATTGATCTGGAAATGACCCGCGTAATAACACCTGTCCAGGACCTCTCCTCCCTTTTCAAGTTATACAAAGTATTAAAACGTGAAAAACCATTTATTGTACATACCCATACCCCAAAAGCGGGTATTGTGGGTATGATGGCAGCAAAAATGGCTGGCGTAAAGCACAGGTTACATACGGTTGCAGGATTACCACTTGTTGAAGCGACAGGTACTAAACGCACTATCCTAAATCAAGTGGAACGCCTTACCTATGCCTGTGCCACAAAAGTGTACCCCAACTCAAAAGGCCTTGAAGACATAATATTGGAACACAAATTCACTAAACCTGAAAAACTTAAGGTACTGGCGAATGGAAGTTCAAATGGTATAAACACCAGCATTTTCAGCCCAGATGTAAGTACGACGGAAGAAAAGGAGCAATTAAAAAATAAATTGGGCATTAAACCAAACGATCTCATTTTGGTTTTTGTGGGTAGGATTGTGCGTGACAAAGGGATCAATGAACTTATGGAAGCTTTTCATAAATTGAGCAAAAAGTATGATCACCTTAAATTGCTCATGGTAGGGCCCTATGAAAAGGACCTTGACCCCATCAGTCCAGAAGCCGAAGAAGAAATAGCCACTAACAAAGCTATTATTTCTTTAGGTTGGCAGGATGATGTGAGACCCTTTTTTGCAGTGAGCGATGTGCTGGTTTTCCCTAGTTACCGCGAAGGTTTTCCCAATGTTGTGCTGCAGGCCGGTGCGATGAGCCTAGCTAGCATAGTAAGTGATATCAACGGCTGCAATGAGATTATTGAAGAAGGTATCAATGGTACGATCATTCCTGTTAAAGATGCTTCTGCCATTGAAGCTGCTATTGAAAAAATGATAGAGAACCCTGAGATAACCACACAAATGAAAAACGTTGCCAGAGAACGTATTGTAAGGCTTTTTGACCAAAAAAAGGTTTGGGAAGCGATTTTACAGGAATACAAAAATCTGGAAAAAGAGGATGCGTAA
- a CDS encoding sugar-transfer associated ATP-grasp domain-containing protein produces MTLNFNQVKLILKDKSKKKSLFKIAKEVLVLSLAKKELAFYYGGKYLYRADRKNYKDYLSIKEFYLLKSAKFLHNFETSSLLKNKLSFALYCENNALTVPRLISYNLNRSFVFNNQIRHLDNDEKVIEFYRNVLEKTGEKGVFIKEIAAHGGKGCYLLTLQNLEESIRNQNFYLRSFVHQEIAKQHPAISEIYPHSINTIRFISHIDQEGKSHIISAFMRFGRGGNIVDNASGGGMYVAVDMEKGMLKEDAHQSMKAGGNLYFQHPDTNFIFKDFKIPYFQEACAMVFDALSYIPDGFTGWDIAITPTGPLLIEGNENPGMQTADIAYGGLLKNPVMRRIMNDIHSQK; encoded by the coding sequence ATGACACTTAATTTCAACCAGGTAAAACTAATACTGAAGGATAAAAGCAAGAAAAAAAGCCTCTTTAAAATAGCAAAAGAGGTTTTAGTGCTTAGTCTGGCAAAAAAGGAACTTGCCTTCTATTACGGCGGGAAATATTTATATAGAGCTGATAGAAAAAACTACAAAGATTATCTTAGCATAAAAGAATTCTATCTGTTAAAAAGCGCAAAATTTTTACACAATTTTGAAACTTCATCTTTACTAAAAAACAAATTAAGTTTTGCTCTTTACTGTGAGAACAACGCGCTTACTGTCCCCAGATTAATCAGTTATAATTTAAACAGATCTTTTGTATTTAACAATCAGATTCGTCATTTAGATAATGATGAAAAGGTAATAGAATTCTATAGAAATGTCCTGGAAAAAACAGGCGAAAAAGGTGTTTTTATAAAAGAAATTGCTGCCCATGGGGGAAAAGGTTGTTATTTATTAACACTACAAAACCTCGAGGAATCCATCAGGAACCAAAATTTTTATCTTCGTAGCTTTGTACATCAGGAAATCGCAAAACAGCATCCTGCAATAAGTGAAATTTATCCACATAGCATAAATACGATACGTTTCATTTCACATATAGACCAAGAAGGTAAATCTCATATAATCTCAGCATTTATGCGTTTTGGTAGAGGTGGAAATATTGTAGACAATGCCAGTGGCGGTGGTATGTATGTAGCAGTTGACATGGAGAAAGGAATGCTTAAAGAGGATGCACACCAGTCTATGAAAGCCGGGGGAAATTTATACTTTCAACATCCCGATACCAACTTTATCTTCAAAGATTTTAAAATTCCTTATTTTCAGGAAGCTTGTGCAATGGTTTTTGATGCATTAAGCTATATCCCGGATGGGTTTACAGGTTGGGATATTGCCATTACACCCACTGGTCCGCTACTTATAGAAGGCAATGAAAATCCCGGTATGCAAACTGCTGATATTGCCTACGGTGGACTTTTGAAAAATCCTGTAATGCGGAGAATCATGAATGACATTCACAGCCAGAAATAA
- a CDS encoding type III polyketide synthase: MDSRQQSVKIVGVTKELPQFSRETPDIMPLLDGWLVNKDERFKRKVKKIFGNAAVDKRYSIMSPEEVFSATSFEEKNDIYIREVIKLGEKVLDKALKKVQWNATDLDYIITVSCTGIMIPSLDAYLINSLQLRQDVVRLPVTEMGCAAGISAMVYANEFLKANPGKRAAIIAVESPTATFQLDDYSMANVVSAAIFGDGAACALLSSHEEDHGPQIVDTGMYHFYDAEQMMGFSLTNMGLKMILDPAVPDTIAEHFPMIIHPFLEKNALKIEDIDHLIFHPGGKKIVQTVEALFGEMGKNIDNTKEVLRLYGNMSSVTVLYVLERFMERGMQPGDHGLMLSFGPGFSAQRVLLKSPD, translated from the coding sequence ATGGATAGTAGACAGCAAAGCGTAAAAATTGTAGGGGTAACTAAAGAACTACCTCAATTTTCCCGGGAAACACCAGATATAATGCCGTTATTGGACGGTTGGTTGGTAAATAAAGACGAGCGTTTCAAACGAAAAGTAAAAAAGATTTTTGGCAATGCAGCGGTAGATAAGCGCTATAGTATCATGTCACCAGAGGAGGTTTTTTCTGCTACTTCTTTTGAGGAAAAGAATGACATTTATATACGAGAAGTCATAAAACTAGGGGAAAAGGTACTTGACAAAGCCCTAAAAAAAGTACAATGGAACGCTACGGATCTTGACTATATCATCACGGTGAGCTGCACTGGCATAATGATCCCTTCACTTGACGCTTATCTTATCAACAGCTTACAACTGCGTCAGGATGTGGTACGCTTGCCGGTAACTGAAATGGGTTGTGCAGCCGGAATTTCTGCAATGGTATATGCTAATGAGTTTTTAAAGGCCAATCCGGGTAAACGCGCTGCGATCATTGCTGTTGAAAGCCCCACCGCAACGTTTCAGCTTGATGATTATTCCATGGCAAATGTGGTGAGTGCGGCTATCTTTGGAGATGGTGCTGCCTGTGCCTTACTTTCTTCTCACGAGGAAGATCACGGCCCACAGATTGTTGATACTGGGATGTATCATTTTTATGATGCGGAGCAGATGATGGGATTCAGTCTTACGAATATGGGACTTAAAATGATACTTGATCCTGCTGTTCCCGATACTATTGCTGAACATTTCCCTATGATTATCCATCCGTTTTTAGAGAAAAACGCACTAAAAATTGAAGATATTGACCATTTAATTTTTCATCCTGGCGGAAAAAAAATTGTGCAAACGGTGGAAGCGCTTTTCGGTGAAATGGGTAAAAATATAGATAACACTAAAGAGGTTCTTCGCCTGTACGGCAATATGAGCAGCGTTACCGTTTTGTACGTTTTAGAACGTTTTATGGAACGCGGCATGCAGCCGGGCGACCACGGACTTATGTTGAGTTTTGGCCCTGGCTTTTCCGCGCAGCGGGTTTTACTGAAATCCCCTGATTGA
- a CDS encoding sugar-transfer associated ATP-grasp domain-containing protein, giving the protein MSLNNYTGRLRMIIKDDSKKKSALKISRELTKSILSEKKFPFHYASKFLYRSDSGDYANYLTLEEEVQVRFSKNLHSIGYHTLLKNKLSSALYFEECGLPIPKMPLYNVEQVFFTKEKTIEIHTLDDLYSLLSGVFEDENHESLFVKEFAESGGAGCYLIKKEGLRDQLEKIGPRLLKRSFIYQETIKQHDSLNAINSSCLNTIRFETYIDKEKKSHIVSSYIRFGVGDNVVDNAGAGGFFVSINQETGRLQGKGYQKLAANSGAKTFTHHPSTQFELENAEIPLYKEACDLVLKAMEFVPERYIGWDIAISSDGPIIVEGNAAPHIMVADIAYGGYKKHPLYSEILDEAYKTGIHRDKIMYFKNID; this is encoded by the coding sequence ATGAGTTTAAACAATTACACCGGTAGGTTGCGTATGATCATAAAAGATGATAGCAAGAAGAAAAGTGCCTTAAAAATTAGTCGGGAATTAACTAAAAGTATTCTTTCAGAAAAAAAATTCCCTTTTCATTACGCCTCCAAATTCTTGTACCGATCAGACTCTGGTGATTATGCTAATTATTTGACACTTGAAGAGGAAGTACAGGTACGTTTCTCAAAAAATCTACATTCTATAGGCTATCATACGCTTTTAAAAAATAAATTATCAAGTGCTCTTTATTTTGAAGAATGTGGACTTCCTATTCCAAAAATGCCACTTTACAACGTAGAACAGGTTTTCTTTACAAAGGAAAAAACAATCGAAATTCATACTCTAGATGATCTTTATTCCCTTTTGTCAGGCGTTTTTGAAGATGAAAACCATGAGAGTCTTTTTGTAAAAGAGTTTGCAGAAAGTGGTGGAGCGGGATGTTATCTAATCAAAAAAGAAGGTCTTCGGGATCAGCTTGAGAAAATTGGTCCTAGACTCTTAAAAAGGTCATTCATTTATCAGGAAACGATAAAGCAGCATGATAGTCTCAACGCAATCAACTCCAGTTGCCTCAACACGATACGGTTTGAAACCTATATTGACAAAGAAAAAAAGTCACATATAGTTTCCAGTTATATCCGTTTTGGAGTAGGTGACAATGTGGTAGATAATGCTGGAGCCGGCGGATTTTTTGTTTCCATTAATCAGGAAACAGGAAGACTTCAAGGCAAGGGATATCAAAAACTTGCGGCCAATAGTGGTGCAAAAACTTTTACGCATCATCCCAGCACCCAGTTTGAGCTGGAAAATGCAGAAATACCCTTATACAAGGAAGCTTGTGATCTTGTTTTAAAAGCTATGGAATTTGTCCCAGAACGCTATATAGGTTGGGATATTGCAATCTCATCAGACGGGCCTATAATCGTTGAAGGTAATGCCGCGCCCCACATTATGGTGGCTGATATCGCATATGGTGGCTACAAAAAGCATCCGCTCTATTCAGAAATATTAGATGAAGCTTATAAAACTGGTATTCATAGAGACAAAATCATGTATTTCAAGAATATTGATTAA
- a CDS encoding methyltransferase domain-containing protein, with translation MKTRILKPELMDDPQLEESKLHAALQDVTLVNKWLGGQQITLDGIDYFFKKYPQKSYTIADLGCGDGEILRKMAVFCQKKGINASFVGFDLNAKSIVLAQKRSIEFPEISFRQQDILKLGEKEEVFDIMTSTLTMHHFTDEEILNFLRFFEQRSTLGWVINDLQRSRTAAVLFRAFSGVFMKTKIARYDGLVSIGRAFTKKELIIFATKLGLEHYKLKWRWAFRYLWIVDSKA, from the coding sequence ATGAAAACCCGTATTCTAAAACCAGAACTGATGGATGATCCACAGTTGGAAGAGTCAAAGCTTCATGCGGCTTTACAGGATGTGACCCTGGTCAATAAATGGTTGGGTGGTCAGCAAATTACCTTAGACGGAATAGACTATTTTTTCAAGAAATACCCTCAAAAATCCTATACGATTGCTGATTTGGGCTGCGGAGATGGCGAAATACTTCGGAAAATGGCCGTTTTTTGCCAAAAAAAAGGTATAAATGCGAGTTTTGTAGGTTTTGACCTTAATGCGAAAAGTATCGTCCTTGCCCAAAAGCGGTCTATAGAGTTTCCTGAGATCAGTTTTAGGCAACAGGACATCCTAAAACTTGGCGAGAAAGAGGAAGTTTTTGATATCATGACAAGTACCTTAACCATGCACCATTTTACAGATGAAGAAATCCTGAATTTCCTTCGCTTTTTTGAACAACGTTCCACTTTGGGATGGGTAATCAATGATTTACAGCGAAGCCGGACGGCTGCGGTGCTTTTCCGCGCATTTAGCGGTGTATTTATGAAAACGAAAATTGCACGTTACGATGGCCTTGTTTCCATAGGGCGCGCATTCACAAAAAAAGAATTGATAATTTTCGCCACTAAGCTCGGTTTAGAGCATTATAAACTGAAATGGCGATGGGCTTTTAGATATTTATGGATAGTAGACAGCAAAGCGTAA